The Chryseobacterium geocarposphaerae genomic sequence TTTTAAAGTAAATTAGAATTAAAAATGCAGCAACCCACAATATTAAAGTTACCTGTATATACCTGTCTCTATAAACAATTTTTGTAGGCGATTCTGTTCTGTTGTATACTAAAGTCTGCTGTAAATACCTCAAAAAAGCAAATACCACAAATATAACGGTATAAAATACCCCGGAATGCAATTTCATCTGAATCTGAGGCGATAATGTAAACATAAGATAGCATACAATGGCCAAAGCAATAGAAATGGATAATGCAATATCTGCAAACTGCACATTATACCCGTCCAAAGCTCTCCTCGTTTTTCCGGAAACCTGAGCATTGATAAGCTCTCCTCTTCGTTTCCCGATTGCCAATACCAAAGCCAATACAAAAGTCAATAAAATGGCCCATTGTGAAATCTCTATTCCCGTAATATATCCTCCTGCTAAAACCCTTAATACAAAACCAATAGCAATGATAAAAATATCTACAATGGGAACATGTTTCAGCTTAAGGGTGTATGCCAAATTCATTGCAAGATAAGCCAGGATGATCAAGGCAAACTTCCATAGGATCTGATTAAAATACATTTGTGCAACAAATACCAGTAAAATATCTGTAATAAATATACCTACCAAAATTCCCAATGCTTTACCCTTGGAAATTGCACCGCTTGCTAATGGACGTCTTCTTTTTTCCGGGTGTTTTTTATCGGCTTCAATATCATTATAATCGTTTAAAATATACACCGAACTGGCTGCCAAGGAGAAAATGATAAATGCAAAAATACTTTTAGTAAGTAAATCCAGATTCTGGATATTACCCGAAAAGAAAAGGGGAACAAATACAAACAGGTTTTTCACCCACTGCTCTACTCTAAGTAGCTTTAAATATTTCTTCATTTATGCTGTTTCAGTTACAAAAATAAAAATTTTAGAATTGATTGGTATAAAAATACAAAAAAACCGCTGAAGCGGTTTCTTTGTTACAACATTTATGTTTTAATTTTAAACTACT encodes the following:
- a CDS encoding decaprenyl-phosphate phosphoribosyltransferase, which encodes MKKYLKLLRVEQWVKNLFVFVPLFFSGNIQNLDLLTKSIFAFIIFSLAASSVYILNDYNDIEADKKHPEKRRRPLASGAISKGKALGILVGIFITDILLVFVAQMYFNQILWKFALIILAYLAMNLAYTLKLKHVPIVDIFIIAIGFVLRVLAGGYITGIEISQWAILLTFVLALVLAIGKRRGELINAQVSGKTRRALDGYNVQFADIALSISIALAIVCYLMFTLSPQIQMKLHSGVFYTVIFVVFAFLRYLQQTLVYNRTESPTKIVYRDRYIQVTLILWVAAFLILIYFKK